The region GCCTCTCCGGCATCCACCGTAAAGGTGCCTCCCACCGGAATCATCAGTACGTCCACCGGGCCGATCTCGACAACCTCGCTTTTGCTTAGGGTATGCCCCAAATCTCCCAGATGACATAAGCTCATCCCGTCGATGGTATAGATGAATGCTATGCTGGAGCCCCGCTCCGAACCGCGGCTGGCGTCGTGATACAGGCTGACGCCCCTGACCGATATCCCCTTGAATACAACGGCCCCGGCCTCCCGGAAGACCCTGGCCTTGTCGTGCTCCCGGCTGATATAATTGTGGTCGGCATGGTTATGGCTGATGGTGATGACATCGGTGGGTTCATCGATCTTCTTGTAGCCCACCGCCCCTCCATAGGAGCCAGACTCGTAGGGATCGGTCAGCAGCCTGGTTCCCTTGGCCGAGATCAACTGAAATGACGAATGTGCAAAATATTTTATCTTCATTTTAGGCAGGGTGTTATATTAACGGAAAATCATGGAAAAAAAGGCGAGCTATTTGCTCGCCGCGTTGACTTTGGGTTCGGGATATACGCTTATTTTTTTGCCGTCCCGACCCCGGGATTCAAACCAGACAAAGCCGTCCGATATTGCAAACAGGGTGTCGTCCTTCCCTCGCATCACATTGAGCCCGGGATGGAATTTGGTCCCCCGCTGCCGGACCAGCACTGAGCCGGCGCTTACCTTCTGGTTGCCGAAGGCCTTGATGCCCAGCCGCTGGGCATTGCTATTTCGGCCGTTTCGGGATGATCCTACGCCTTTTTTATGTGCCATTATTCCTTATCTCCTTTGCCTGGATTCTTCTTGGCCGCGGCGGGTTTGGCCGCCTTGGCTTTCTTGGGTGCTTTTTTCTTCTCGGCAGCCGGGGCTGCAGGTTTGGCTATGGCTTTGATCTTGGGATGGCTGACGGTGTTGACCAGCAGGTCGGTATAATGGGTCCGGGCTCCCCAGCGACGGCGGTAATCTTTTTTAGGCTTGTAGATCATGGCCGATATCTTGGCCGAGCGGGAGTGGCCCACCACAGTGACCTCAACGATGGCGTCCTTGATTGTAGGCTGGCCGATGATGACATCCTGTCCGTTGGAAAGCAGCAGCACCTTCTCCATCTTGTACTTTTGGCCCTCCTGGGCATCTATCCTGGGGATCCTTACCTTCTGGTTCTCGGAGACCCTCACCTGGGTGCCTCCGCATTCGATCACTGCGTACATCTGATGTTACTCCTTAAGATACGATATATTGAAACAGCTATTTGCCGGAGGGAGCTTCCGGCATTTGATTCACCGGCAGTTCGCCCGGCCTGCTTACAGGCTGTTGGTTTGATTTCTGTTCCTGCTGCAGGGCCTTCTCTATGGCCGAGGTGGCCCGCCGGCTCTTGCCGGAGATCATGGCCAGCGACAGCGAGGTCATCATGAATACCACGGCCAGGATGGTGGTGGCCCGGGTCAGGAACGGGGCCGCGCCCCGCCCGCCGAAGAAGGTCTCGCCACCCCCTCCGCCCATGGCACTGCCCAGCCCCCCGCCTTTGCCGCTCTGCATCAGCACCACGCCGACCAGCAGCAGGCAGGCTATCAAATGGATCACCAATAAAAGGGTATGCACCTTAGTAAACCTCCCTGTAGT is a window of Candidatus Edwardsbacteria bacterium DNA encoding:
- the secG gene encoding preprotein translocase subunit SecG, with amino-acid sequence MHTLLLVIHLIACLLLVGVVLMQSGKGGGLGSAMGGGGGETFFGGRGAAPFLTRATTILAVVFMMTSLSLAMISGKSRRATSAIEKALQQEQKSNQQPVSRPGELPVNQMPEAPSGK
- the rplU gene encoding 50S ribosomal protein L21 is translated as MYAVIECGGTQVRVSENQKVRIPRIDAQEGQKYKMEKVLLLSNGQDVIIGQPTIKDAIVEVTVVGHSRSAKISAMIYKPKKDYRRRWGARTHYTDLLVNTVSHPKIKAIAKPAAPAAEKKKAPKKAKAAKPAAAKKNPGKGDKE
- a CDS encoding MBL fold metallo-hydrolase, which codes for MKIKYFAHSSFQLISAKGTRLLTDPYESGSYGGAVGYKKIDEPTDVITISHNHADHNYISREHDKARVFREAGAVVFKGISVRGVSLYHDASRGSERGSSIAFIYTIDGMSLCHLGDLGHTLSKSEVVEIGPVDVLMIPVGGTFTVDAGEAGKVMESLSPKVCLPMHYKTKGVGFNLGPLEDFTSGRANVKILNSSEVEITKASLPQIPEIWVLKPLKL
- the rpmA gene encoding 50S ribosomal protein L27, which translates into the protein MAHKKGVGSSRNGRNSNAQRLGIKAFGNQKVSAGSVLVRQRGTKFHPGLNVMRGKDDTLFAISDGFVWFESRGRDGKKISVYPEPKVNAASK